CGCTTTGCGCACCAGCATGGATCGGCCCCGAAGAGTGTCGGCGAAGGGCCGCAGGGCAGTGGGGAAGTCCTCCACGTGGGAAGACAACAAATGATGGGGGTATCCCAGGTATTCAAACCAGAACAGGCTCATCTGGGTGAGCAGGATTCCCTTGCCCGGGATGGAGGTGGGGGACACGGCGTCAAAGGCAGAGATGCGATCCGTGGCGACCAGAAGGAGGGTGTCCCCCAGGTCGTAGATGTCGCGGACCTTGCCGCGCGCCTTCAAAGGGATGCCGGGGAGAACGTCGATCGACTGTGCTTGGGCGCTCATGGTGGGGGCCAAGATAATTCCCTGGCTACCAACCGATGGAAAGCGAAACGTTGCCTCCCCAACTGTCTTCCGGTGGGGTGAATTCGGTCTGGGTGGTTTTGACCACGTTCGCACGCTTTGGCTGCACCGAGGGGTCTGACTGTTTGGTGTAGAGATTGGCCTGGCCGATCGACCGGAATCCCGATAAATCCATGCTCCAGCCACGCAACGGGGTCCAGCCAAGATTCCAGGAAATCACCTGCGTGAGAGAAACGCCATCGGCGGGAACGAGGGATGTGACTGAATTGGATCCCGTTCCTCCAGGATTTCCCGAGCCCTGCTGACCTCTGTTCCGACTTCTGGGGGCGGTGGCGACAGGAGTGACGGTCGTGGTGTTCTGGGCAAGGACCTTCGCCTTCCAGTACTCGACGGAATAGGAGGGCCCTGTCGACCAATTCCCCCACAAGAAGCGTGTTCCGGCTTCCGCGGACCAGACGTTTTGGTAATCCACGCTGGAAACTCCGGTCACTGCTGCAAAATCGATTTTCCGGTAATCCCATCCGCCGGCCAAATCCAGCAAAAGATGCTCCCCTTCAGCATACAAGCTGGCTCCGACGTGGCCGTCGAAATCCGCGCTTTGGGACCAGCCACCGGAACCATCGACTCCCACGCTCACCAATTCGCCCAGCGGGAGGTCCCACCAAGTCCCCAAGGTGGCGGAAGGCTCATCCGGTCCATCCTGGGTGGTCCACGCACCCTGGAGATAGAACGCGCCAGGTTCGAATGGTGCCCAATTCAATCCTGCCGTGAACGTTCCCGCATTGGATCCGATTTCGCCAAAATCAGAATTGGACCAGCTCGCCTTGAGGCTGGGGGTCAAGGTGGGAAAATACCAGGACTTGGCGACCGATGTGGTCCAGAGCCCGGTATAGACATCCGCGTTGGCGCCGTCCGAACCGGAGTACCCGGTGAACAGTTTCCAGCCAGCCTTCTGGGGGGCGCCGGGATTTTCCACGTTCTCGTAAGGCGCATCATCCAGAATGGCCACGCCACCGAGGTCGCCGTCGGCCAAGGCGGAGTCTGACGGCTGAGCCTTCGCCGCGAAGGCGGTGAACGGAACCAAAAGAGCGAGGAAAGGCGAGAAGAACGTCGCGTTGCGCATTCCAGGAAAGGTATCAACTCGGCGAAAATTCCTTCTATCGCAAAAACAGGGCATCCAGGAGGCCCTGGACATGCTGGAGGATGGGTGGTGACACTTGTCAGCAAGGTCGAATCAAACACTAGGGCGGCAGCAGCTTAAAGACGCATAAGTAATATTATGTTAACTAAGAGACCGGCATGGAGTTGTCTTTGTCTTGATCGACCGAGCCTATGTGCTTGGAGGGATTTCCAAACACTGTCGAGCCTCCCCCACCAAGCTCATCAAGCCAAGACAGTTCCTCGAGGTGTACGGATCTTGCATGAGATCGACGGATGACGGAATCCGTGAAGGAACTAGGTTTTCCAGGCTACATGAGGCCGTTCATTGCGTTCTTAGCGTTGGTCGTCGGGTCCATGGCCCGGGCGGATGTGACCACTGGTTTCCTGGGCGCGGGGGATTCCACCCGCAAGGACACGGTTTCCCGGCAACTCGATACGGTGAAATACGCCTCCGATTCGTTGGAATACGACGCCGAAACCCGTCGGATCGTGCTCCTGGGAAATGCCCGTCTGGAGTACCGGACCACCAAACTCAACGCCGATACCATCGACTTCGACCAAACGACCCAACTGTTGGATGCCCAGGGGCACCCTGACATCCAAGACCCCCAGATCGCTCCTTTGCTGGGTCGGCGTTTGAAGTACAACATGAAATCCAAGATCGGCGCGGTCTACCAGGCCAGATCGTACAAGGCGGGGGAATACTACCGAGGAGCCGAAGTCCGTCGGTTGGGGGACAAGACTCTCCAGGTGATAGACGGAGACTACTGCAAGTGCCAGAATGTGGAAGTCCCCGACTACTACTTCGCTACGGCCAAGATGGAAATCGAGCCGGAGCGCCAAGCCACGGCCTCGCCGGTGGTGCTGAACATCGAAGAGGTGCCAGTTCTGGTGGCCCCGTTCGTGATGTTCCCGCTTGGCAAGGGGAGGCGATCCGGCCTGCTCACCCCCAAACTCGGTGGCGACCAAAAACAGGGCTTCTTCGCCCGAAATCTCGGTGCCTACTGGGGGATCTCCGACTACATGGACCTCACGACCGTCACGGATGTCGTGGAAGGCTCTGCCGGAAGATTCGATCAGCTCAATGGCGACGGCACGTTCCGCTACGCCAGACGGTACTGGCTCACAGGACAGGTGCAAGGCAAGAAGTACTTGCGGGAACTCGGTGACGCGGGATCCGGCTGGGAAGTCCGCTACGATCACAGCCAGGAGTTGCTCCCCCAGCCCGACAAATTCACGCTCAAAGGCAGCGGCTCGTTCGTGTCCAGCGCCACGGTCCGCTCCACCAACGCCCTGACCGCCGCGGAAATCCTGGATCAGACCGCCAATGCGAATCTCGCCACCACCTACAAGTGGGAAAAGGATCGCGCCACCTTGATCGCTTCGGCCAGTCAACAGGAAAACCTCCGGACCGGAATCCGGGATCGCGAGCTCCCCGCCATTTCGTTGAGTGCGTCGGGTGAATTGATTCCTCGGGAGGATGCCGACGACACGGCTTGGTACAAAAGCCTCAACTATTCGTACTCCAATCGAATGAGCGCCTACACTTACAGAAGCGCGGATTCGATCAGCCGAGCCCAATGGGACCGGTACGGCCAGCGCCCCGATTCGCTCCCCCGCCCCGCCCCGCACGACCAGGAGTACCTGGGTGGAACACAGAATCTGAATCTGGGAATCAGCAAGCCGTTGGGCTATCTCAATTTGAACACCTCGGGGAATTTCCAACACGACTGGTCCGGCAGAAGCTATACCGAACCGGCCAATACCTCCGGCGCTTGGCGCGGGTGGTCCGAAAACATGGAACCGGACAATGTGCTGACCTGGAACGCTCGGACGGACGCATCCACCAAGCTGTATGGAACGTGGCTCCCCTACTGGGGGAGGTTCATGGGATTGCGGCATTCCCTGACTCCCTCGGCAGGCTATCAGTACGTCCCCCAGATCGATTCGCACAAGTTCTTCGTCCCCCACCCCAAGCTCGGTCAGCGGACAGGACAAGAAAAGGCGCAGCTTCTGAATCTTTCCTTGGGCCAACAGCTGGATACCAAGATCATGGATGCCACCAGCGACACGGCCAAGGGACGCGCGAAAAAAGGACTTCCCTACTCCCTGATGTCCCTGAACACAGGCGCCAGCTACGATTTCGAAAAGGACGTGCGTCCTTGGAGCAATATCGCCACCAGCTATTCCACCGGCATTCCCCAGATGCAATTCACGGGAACCTTGGTGCACACCCTCTATGATCCATGGGGAGACAGCCTGACAGAAGGTGTCCCCACCTTGTTGAGCTGGTCGATGTCGTTTTCCAAAGGCACTCGCGTGGGTGGTTCCTTTTCGGACGGCTGGAGGATCACGGACGACAGCACGACATTCCAGCCTTGGAGTTTGTCGGCCGACTATTCCTATTCGATCCAGGCGACCCGCGTCTCCCCGGAAACCTTCCGCGAAGTGCGAACCCAATCGGCGGGTTTCGGCGCCGAACTCAAGCCATCCCGAAATTGGGCCGCCACATGGCGCTCCAGCTACGATTTCGAGCTGGGAAGTTTCGTGTCGCACAGTTTGAACTTCAAGCGGACCCTGGGGTGCTGGGACATGAATTTCGGCTGGACTCCCGTGGGTCCCGCCCGTGGATGGACTTTCCTGATCCAGATCCGCGACCTGCCGGATGTGAAGATGCAGGCCCAGAGCTCCACCTTGCGCAAGAGCGCGGCCTCCGCCACGCCAGGCTCCACCTCGAGCACGGTCAAATGACCGGCCCCTGGTTGCTCCCGCTTTCACGGCCCCTGGTGTTGGCCAGCGCCTCGCCGCGCAGAACCTGGATCCTTTCCCAATTGGGGATCCCCCACCATGTGGATCCCGCGCACATCGACGAAACCTGCGACTTGACGGATCCTCGCGAGACCGTCTTGGTGCTCGCCCGGCAAAAGGCCGTCGAAGTCTCTTCCCGAAGACCAGGAGATCTGGTCTTGGGCTCGGACACGGTCGTTTATCTTTCGGGAAGGATCCTGGGCAAACCAGGCGATCCGGAGGAGGCACGGCAAATGCTTTCCGATTTGTCGGGAAAAGAGCATGTGGTCTGGACCGGCGTCCATCTGGCGATGGATGGTCGGGCCTTGGATGGGCGAGCCGTCCCGGCGACCGTTCGCTTCCGGAATTTGTCCTTTCGCGAAATCGACGCCTACGTCGCCACCGGGGATCCCCTGGACAAGGCGGGGGCCTACGGAATCCAAGGAGTTGGAATGGGACTCGTGGATTCCATCGATGGTGATTTCTACTCGGTGGCGGGTCTTCCCGTCACCGCCACGCTCGATCTAATCGGCACTTGGTCCGCCACCTTGATCCCACAAAAGGATCTTACATGAGCGACGAAAAGCCCTCCGCGGCGCAGATGCTGCGCCAGGCGCGTTTGGAGCACGACTGGACCTTGGAGCAGGTCAGCAACCAAACCCGCATCCCCAAGGAACAGATCCAAGCACTTGAGGAATGCGCCTGGGATGTGCTGCCGGGAGCGCCCTACGCGAGGGCGTTCTGCAAAACCCTCGCCCAGGCCTACGAACTGGATGCGGATATGGTCCTTGTCGGCCTCCGCAACGACATGGGCCTGGCGCCCGCCACCGAAGGCAAGTCCGGAAAGAGCCAACTTCCGATCGGCGTGGCCACCGCATCGGAAGAGGGGGCGCGCAATCGGGCCCCGTTGATCATGGCAGGCCTGATTTTGCTCGCGTTCCTCCTCGTGTTGGCGGCGACCCGTCTGGGCGGCGTGGATTCCTTCCTCCACAGCCCCGCCGACACACTCAAGCCTCCTGTGGATTCCATGCTGGACACGTCGCTTCCCGACAGCATCGGCATGCCACGCCCCTCCCCCGTGCGCAAACCCGCGGCGGCCAGCGTCACGGCGCCCGATGCCCCGAAGTCCCCGATCGCCCACCTTTCGGCAGTGGATACCGGCAATGCCGTGTTCGTGCTCTACATCCGCCAGGGGATCAACAAGGTCCGCAAGAAGACCCTCGGGTTGGGAGATACGCTGTCCTTCAATCCCGACACGGCGCTGTTCGTGCACAGCGTCTCGCACCGGCCCCTGACCTTGCGCGGTTCCATCCGCAAGGATTCCATCGACGTTTCGTGCTTCCGGGTGGATCGCCAATCCGATTCCGTGCGATTCTCGATGGTTTCCGAGGATGAGTGGCAGAAAATGGCAGGCTCGATCAAGCGCTTGAAGCGCAAGACCAGCGAGGAGTAGGTGGTCGACAGCCACTGTCACCTGCAGGCCCGTTCGGTCCGACCGCGAGCCTCGGAGATGGTCGCCCAAGCCCGCGCGGCCGGCGTGCGGGAGATCCTGATCGCCGGGATCGTCCCGACGGATGCGTGGGAGACCGCCGAGCTCGCCGCCGAACTCGGCGTCTGGAGCTCCGCTGGCTGCCATCCCTGCCACGCCGACGAATGGAATCCGGAACTTGTCGCGGCCGCTTGCGATCACCCTTCGGTCGTCGCGGTGGGCGAATGCGGATTCGATTTCTTCCACGAACCATTCGACGCGACCGTCCAGGAGCGCGTGCTCCGGGAGCAAATCGAGATCGCCCGGCAGAAGGATCTGCCCATCATCCTGCACAACCGCAAATCCAGCGACGACCTCTTGCGGGTCTTGCGCGACGCCGGATACGGACGCGGGGTGTTCCATTGCTTTTCGGCCAGCCGACAGACGCTGGAAAAAGCCCTCGCGTTGGGGTTCCACATCAGCCTTTCCGGCACGGTGACATTTTCTGGCGCCTCGGTTCGCGAACTGGTCCCCGACATCCCTTCCGATCGCCTGCTGATCGAAACCGATGCGCCCTGGCTCGCGCCTGTGCCCCACCGCGGCAAGGAAAACCGCCCCGCACTGGTGGTCCATGTCCGCGACACGGTGGCCAAGCTCAGGGAGATGGATGTGGCCCAGCTGGATGACCTGTTGGTCGCCAACTTCCGCGGACTGTTCCCCAAATCCGGGAAGGGCAAGCCATGACATGGCTGTTCGCCCTTCTTGTTCTCGGTGGGATCGCCGCGATGGCTTGGTCGTTTCTGGCTGCCGCGAGACTTGAGGCATCCGTCTCGGACCTGGAAGAACGTCTGGCGGCCAAGACCACGAAGACGGAAGACAAGAAGTAGGAGACCAGATATGCGCCGATCGGAAATTGAGCGAAACACCAAGGAAACCAAGGTCCGGGTGCTGTGGGATCTGGATCATGCGGGATCGCCCGTGGTGCGCACGGGATCCGGATTTTTGGACCACATGCTGGAACAGCTCGGCCACCACTCGGGAACCACGCTGGAAGTCCGTTGCGAAGGCGATGTGCATATCGATCTGCACCACTCGGTGGAGGACGTGGCCATCTGCATCGGCAAGGCATTGCGTGAGGCGGTCGGGGACAAGGCGGGAATCGAGCGCTACGGATCCTACGAGGTGGCCATGGACGAGGCCCTGGCGCGCTGTGTCCTGGACTTGTCCGGACGCGCCCACCTGGAATACCACGCCCCCATCGCCCGCGACCGCGTTGGCGACCTGGACCTGGAATTGGTGGAACATTTCTTCCGCAGCCTCTCCGAACATGGCGGCGTGACGTTGCATCTGGATCTTCTGCGCGGAACCAACGCTCACCACTGTGTCGAGGGTCTCTTCAAGGCGTTCGCGCGCGCCTTGGCCATGGCGATCGGTCCGGCCCGAAACGGCTCCAAATCGATCCCCAGCACCAAGGGAACCCTGTAAGGATCGTAAGGATCGGGCCCGAGGGATCAGGCATGCCCGATCCCTACTTCCGAAACGACAGCATGCAATCTCCGTAGCTGAACAACCGATAACGCCGTTTCAGCGCGACTTCGTAGACCTCCCTCCAGCGCTCGGGTGAACCGAGCCAGGCGGCGGCCAGAAGCACCAGGGTGGTCCGGGGCCAGTGGAAGTTCGTGAGCAATCCTTGGGCGGAACGCGGCGGGTCCATCGGGTGGACAAAAAGTTTCGTCCTGCCCTGCCCTGCGCGATGGCGATCTCCGTTTTGCCGATACGAGGTTTCCACGGTGCGCAGAGCCGTGGTTCCCACGCAGACGATCCTGCCACCTTTTTCGCGGGTCCTGGCGAGGATTTCCGCGGTGGTCTCCGGCAGGATCCAGGACTCCTCGTGCATGGGATGTTCCAGCGCGTTATCCGTCGATATGGGCAGGAAGGTGCCGGCACCGACGTGAAGGGTCACATAGGCCAGGGAAACCCCTCGGCGTTCCAGCTGCGAGAGTTGGTCGTCGCCCAGGTGGAGGCCTGCCGTGGGGGCCGCCACGGCTCCGGGATTGCGGGCCCAACGGGTCTGGTAGTCCGATTCGTCGGCTTCGCCCGCCGCTCGGCGCACGTACGGAGGAAGAGGAATCTGGCCGTTCGATTCCAGCCATTCCAAAAACGATGGGCGGTCTTGGTTGAATTCGATGGTTCTGGATCCTTCCGGCAGGATGGAACGCACCACTCCCTCCACCCCACCGGGGAACCCGACCCTCCGGCCTTCGGTCAATTTCCGTCCCGGCTTCGCCATCGCCTCCCAAGTGCAGGAGATTTCCGTGGCGGAAGACTCCTCCAGCAGGAGCACTTCCACCCCTCCCCCGGTTTTGAGGGTTCCCCGCAGACGGGCGTGGAGCACCCGGGTATCGTTGAGGACCAGGCAGTCCCCTTCCCGGAAATGGGAGGGGAAATCCGCCACATGCTGATCCAGCAGTCCGGAGCCAGGCGGTCCGGCTGGCGCCACGAGCATCCGGGAGGTCCCCCTGGGCGCTGGCTCCTGGGCGATCAACTCCGGTGGTACCTCGAAATCGTAGTCGGAAAGCCGAAGGCTTGGTGCGTTCCCTGTCATTTGGAGGCGAGAATCTAGTTCCCTGGTAAACCCCGCCACGAGGCCGTCCAGGGTTGCTAACTTCCATGCATCTCCAAATGATTCTGATTCGTCACATCCTCCGCGAGCATATTGCTCCGTTCTTCTACTCCTTGATCATCATCACGGGGCTTTTCCTGGTGGATTTCGTTGTCCAGATCCTGGACTCGATCCTGACCAAGGGACTCCCCTGGCGCGTGGTCTTGGAGCTGTTTTTCCTCAATGCGGCCTGGATGCTTGCGCTGTCGGTCCCGATGTCGGTGCTGGTGGCCTCGCTGATGGCCTTCGGACGCATGAGCGCCGATGGTGAAATCGACGCCATGCGTTCCAGCGGACTGCATCCCGCGAAAATGTTGTTGCCAGGACTGTTCATGGGGGCCGTCCTCGCGGTCTTCCTGGTCTGGTTCAACGATCAGATCCTGCCGAAGGCGAATTTCCGCGCCGCGAGCTTGCGCGAGGACATTTCTCGCAAACGTCCAGCTGTCCTGTTGCAGCCCAAGACCATGATCCAGGACTTCGACGGATTCCGGATCTGGATCGGCAGATCGGACGAAAAGACGGATTCGCTGTTCGATCTTTCGATCGTGCAGCTGGATCGCATGGTCGGCAATCCTCCCACCTTGATCCAAGCCGACCAAGGCACCGTCCGTATGGACTCGGCGCTGGACGCGTGGGTGTTTTCCCTGCGCAACGGCCAGACCCACACGCCCGACCGCGACAAGCCGCAAAACTACCTGGCCATCCGGTTTCTGGAGCTGGAGGTCGTGGTCCCGAACATCGACTCGCGCCTGCACCGCACGGAAAAGAGCTATCGCGGCGACCGCGAGATGGCCATCGTCGAGATGCTCGAGAGCCGTTGGGAAGCACGGCAAAGGGAAATGAGCCTGATCACGGACCATTCCAACCGGATCTTTTCCGATGTGCAGTGGGTCCAGGGGTTGCTCGAGTTGGATTCAACCACCGCCGCAGGCGGCGCCATCGCCAAGCCGGATTCTGTCAAACAGGGTTCCGACACGGGCAAGACCCCGGCCAAGGCGGGGAAGGGTTGGTTGAAAAAGCCGGCCAACCAGATTACCGACAGCGCCGTGCGCGCGAACGACCCCAACGCCCAACGCGCCTACCGTCGGCGCCGGGACACGGCTCACAGATCCGTGGAAGCGGTGATGTCCTCCGCCGGTCCAGGCCGGTTCCTGGGGCCGGATACGGCGCACCCACAAGCCGCGGCGCACACGGTCAAGTCGCTCGCCTCCGCCCGGAAGGCGGAAACCCAAAGCGCCCAGGAACAGATCCGCTGGGAACGCAACGAGCAGAACCGCTACAAGGTGGAGATCCACAAGAAGTTCTCCATCCCCGTCGCGTGCATCCTGTTCGTGTTGATCGGCGCGCCTTTGGGAATCTTGGCCCGCTCCGGCGGTGTCGGCACGGGTGCGGCCTACTCGATCACGTTTTTTGTCCTGTACTGGGCCGGCTTGATCGGGGGCGAAGCTCTCGCGGACAGAGGCAAGGTGGATGGAGGCGTGGCCATGTGGGCTCCCGATGCATTCCTTTTGATCGTCGGGAGCATTTTGGTCTCCCGCATGGGTCGCCAGAGCGATTTCTTCGCACGGATACAGCGTCTGTTCCAGAAGGGGGGCCGCGCATGATCACGCGGCTGGACCGTTACGTTCTGGGACGATTCCTGGCGTTGTTCCTGGGGGGCATCCTCGCCATCTTCGTGATCTTCGTCGCCGTGGATTACGTGGGTGCGATCAAGACCTGGAACGACAAGCCCATCAAGATGATCCGCGACTACTACATCGCGGCCATCCCCTACATCCTGTTTTTGGTGAGTCCCATCGCGGTGCTTCTGGCCGCCATGTTCACCGTGGCGGGCTTTTCGCGCCGCCTGGAGCTGATGGCCATGCATGCGGCCGGACGCCCCTTGTGGCGGATTCTCCTGCCGATCTGGCTCGTGGCGATCGCCTATTCCGGCGCTTGGGTGTGGATTTCGGATTCCATCCTGCCCAAGTCGAACATGGAGCGCGTGAGAATCCGTGCCCCGAAAAAACGCACCGCTCTCCAGGATGCTCCCTACCGATTGGATTACGCCTACAAGGCGGGCAAGGATGGGATGCTGTTTTTCCGCGATTTCTCCCAGACCAACCTGACCGGCACCCGGACCATCTATTCTCGCGGGAAGGACGCCACCCTCCTGGAGCGGCTCGACGCGCGGCAATCCCGTTGGAATGGCGATGCGTGGGTGTTCATCGACGGCCACCAACGAACCTTCGATTCCAGCGGGATCCTGGCGAGCTTCAAGACCTTCGATACGTTGGTGGTCAAGATCGACGATGCCAAACCGGAAGACCTGGTTTCCAAGAAGACCCTTCCCGAAACCATGACCTCCAAGGAACTGAAGGAACGCATCAAATCCTTGCGCCGCGCGGGAGAACCGGTGATCGCCTGGGAAGCGGAAATCGAGTTCAAGAAAAGCGCCCCGTGGGTCATCGCCGTGGTCGCCTTGATCGGAACGGCGCTGGCCGCCTTGGTGGGCAGACGCGGACAGGCGCTGTCCTTCGGTGTGGGAATCTTCGTGGCCTTCTGCTACTACGTGGCGATCCGTACCGGGCTCGCGCTGGGCCATGCGGGCGAACTCACCGCTTTCCAAGCGGCTTGGCTTCCGCACGTGTTCTTCGTCGTTCTCGGGCTCGGGTTTCTTTGGCGCGCCGCTCGGACCTGAGTCCACTGGCCATGGGCGGTTGGGTCGGAGCCGCCTCCGCCCTTTCCGTTGGCCTTTGCTTGTGGCATCCGTTGGCAGGATTTGTCAGCGTGGCGCTGGGTGTGTCGTGGTCGATCTGGCGTCAATCGAGGCTCCTGCGCCATCACCGCAAACGAAGAGCCCCCACGAACAGCTCGAACTCCTCGACACCGGCGTCCGAACCCCCGGTTTCGCCGCAGCGTCGGTTCGATGCGCCGGTCAGCATGCCGGCCGCATCCGCGAGGGTCCCGGTCCTGCTGGGAGATCTGGAGCCCATCGATTGGAAGGAGCTCCGCAAGACCCAGGAGCGGGAAACGGGCGCGGTCCTCGGATCCACCATGGAATTCGTGCGCAAATCGGTGGGGTGTCGCACCGTTGGCCTGTTCCTGCCGGCCACGGATGGGCAGGTGGTGCTCCGCGCCGCTTCCACCGACCGCGCGGGGCTCGAGGTGGGCACCAAGCTCGCCATGGGCGACGGCCTTCTGGGAACCCTTCTGAAGGCGGAGTCGACCGGTGTCCTGTTGGAGCGGGAGCTGCCTTCGGCCACGGCGGATCTGGGGATCTATTCCGGATCCGACCAACCCAAGGCTCTCGCGGCGATTCGCGTGTCGATCATGGGAAAGCCCTGCATCGCCTTCGCCGACGGCGATGGCGAGTTCGCCGACTCCATCCTGGACGACCTGACAGAACTTGCCCGCACGGCGGACCTGCTTCTGGTGCGCACGCGCGACCTGCGCACGGAAATGAAAGGTCGCGAAATCTGGCAGCGGCTGGGACGGTTCGAACGCACGATGGGAGCGGTCACCCGCGAGGCGGCGGCCCACGAGGAATTGCGTCATTTCCTGCTGCAGTCGATGTCCGCCGAGGCTGTCTTCTTTCTCCTCCCGGAGCCTGGCACCGCACCCTCGGTGAGGTCTTCGGAACGCTGGTTCACCCGGGTGGCCTGGACGCTCGGCTCCGATTGCGACCAAGCGCGCGAATTGCGCATCGAGGTGCCCGGTCGCGGGATCGCCTCGGCCGCCTTGGCTCGTGGGGAGTTGATCCAGCGTAAGCTCGCTCCGCGGGAACTGGTGCCGCTCCTGGCCCCAGGTGAGCCTGTGCTTCCGGTGGAAGATGGTGGCGAAATTCTCGGTCTGCCCATCTCGTTGGGGATCGAGGGGCGGCCGGCGCTTCTGCTCCTGTACCGTCGCGCGGAGGCATTCCACCCATCGGAGAAGGAAGTCCTCCAGACCGCTCTGTCTTCGTTCGGACAAGCATTGACACGTCTTCGCGCCGCCATCGAGCTGGAAAAACTCGCGACCCGCGATGGCTTGACCGGGCTTTTGAACCACCGCACCTTCCAGTCTTCGTTTCGCCGCGAGCTTCTGAAAGCACGTCGCACCAATTCCAAGGTCGCCCTCCTCTTGACCGACGTCGACTTCTTCAAGAAGGTCAACGATGCCCACGGTCATCCAGCCGGAGATGCGGTTCTCCGATCCGTGGCGACCACGCTGAGCGCGCAGTTGCGCGAAGAAGTGGACATCGTGGCGCGATATGGTGGCGAAGAGTTCGTGTGCGTGTTGGTGGGGACCACGGAAGCCGGCGCGTTGGAGACGGCCGAGCGCATCCGCAAGGCCGTGGAGGAGTCCGGCACGGACATCGGAGAGCCCCAGCCCAAGAAGGTCACCATTTCGTTGGGTGTGGCCATCTTCCCGGACGATGGCGGAACGGCGGAAGAACTGATCGAACGGACCGACCAGGCGCTTTATCGCGCCAAACACGGCGGCCGAAACCGCGTGGAGCGGGCGCTGGGACCCAATTCGCGGATCGAGGCAGGGTGAGTCCCTCCGACCAGACGTGGATGGAGCTCGCTCTTGGATTGGCTGCCGAGGCGGGCCAAGCCGGAGAAGTTCCCATCGGTGCGGTTGTCGTCGGTCCCCAGGGAGTTCTCGGCCAAGGGCGCAACCGGATGGAAGAGCTTCGCGATGCGACCGCCCACGCGGAGATCTTCGCCCTGCGCACAGCCTCCGCTGCCTTGGGGGATTGGCGCCTGGACGGACTCACGCTCTACGCCACCTTGGAGCCCTGCCCGATGTGCGCTGGAGCCATTTTGAACGCGCGGATCGCCAGGGTCGTGTACGCCGCTGGGGACCACCGTCTGGGAGCCTGCAAGACCCACTGGGCGATTCTGTCGCA
This DNA window, taken from Fibrobacterota bacterium, encodes the following:
- the queA gene encoding tRNA preQ1(34) S-adenosylmethionine ribosyltransferase-isomerase QueA, yielding MTGNAPSLRLSDYDFEVPPELIAQEPAPRGTSRMLVAPAGPPGSGLLDQHVADFPSHFREGDCLVLNDTRVLHARLRGTLKTGGGVEVLLLEESSATEISCTWEAMAKPGRKLTEGRRVGFPGGVEGVVRSILPEGSRTIEFNQDRPSFLEWLESNGQIPLPPYVRRAAGEADESDYQTRWARNPGAVAAPTAGLHLGDDQLSQLERRGVSLAYVTLHVGAGTFLPISTDNALEHPMHEESWILPETTAEILARTREKGGRIVCVGTTALRTVETSYRQNGDRHRAGQGRTKLFVHPMDPPRSAQGLLTNFHWPRTTLVLLAAAWLGSPERWREVYEVALKRRYRLFSYGDCMLSFRK
- a CDS encoding LPS-assembly protein LptD encodes the protein MRPFIAFLALVVGSMARADVTTGFLGAGDSTRKDTVSRQLDTVKYASDSLEYDAETRRIVLLGNARLEYRTTKLNADTIDFDQTTQLLDAQGHPDIQDPQIAPLLGRRLKYNMKSKIGAVYQARSYKAGEYYRGAEVRRLGDKTLQVIDGDYCKCQNVEVPDYYFATAKMEIEPERQATASPVVLNIEEVPVLVAPFVMFPLGKGRRSGLLTPKLGGDQKQGFFARNLGAYWGISDYMDLTTVTDVVEGSAGRFDQLNGDGTFRYARRYWLTGQVQGKKYLRELGDAGSGWEVRYDHSQELLPQPDKFTLKGSGSFVSSATVRSTNALTAAEILDQTANANLATTYKWEKDRATLIASASQQENLRTGIRDRELPAISLSASGELIPREDADDTAWYKSLNYSYSNRMSAYTYRSADSISRAQWDRYGQRPDSLPRPAPHDQEYLGGTQNLNLGISKPLGYLNLNTSGNFQHDWSGRSYTEPANTSGAWRGWSENMEPDNVLTWNARTDASTKLYGTWLPYWGRFMGLRHSLTPSAGYQYVPQIDSHKFFVPHPKLGQRTGQEKAQLLNLSLGQQLDTKIMDATSDTAKGRAKKGLPYSLMSLNTGASYDFEKDVRPWSNIATSYSTGIPQMQFTGTLVHTLYDPWGDSLTEGVPTLLSWSMSFSKGTRVGGSFSDGWRITDDSTTFQPWSLSADYSYSIQATRVSPETFREVRTQSAGFGAELKPSRNWAATWRSSYDFELGSFVSHSLNFKRTLGCWDMNFGWTPVGPARGWTFLIQIRDLPDVKMQAQSSTLRKSAASATPGSTSSTVK
- a CDS encoding helix-turn-helix domain-containing protein, encoding MSDEKPSAAQMLRQARLEHDWTLEQVSNQTRIPKEQIQALEECAWDVLPGAPYARAFCKTLAQAYELDADMVLVGLRNDMGLAPATEGKSGKSQLPIGVATASEEGARNRAPLIMAGLILLAFLLVLAATRLGGVDSFLHSPADTLKPPVDSMLDTSLPDSIGMPRPSPVRKPAAASVTAPDAPKSPIAHLSAVDTGNAVFVLYIRQGINKVRKKTLGLGDTLSFNPDTALFVHSVSHRPLTLRGSIRKDSIDVSCFRVDRQSDSVRFSMVSEDEWQKMAGSIKRLKRKTSEE
- a CDS encoding TatD family hydrolase: MVDSHCHLQARSVRPRASEMVAQARAAGVREILIAGIVPTDAWETAELAAELGVWSSAGCHPCHADEWNPELVAAACDHPSVVAVGECGFDFFHEPFDATVQERVLREQIEIARQKDLPIILHNRKSSDDLLRVLRDAGYGRGVFHCFSASRQTLEKALALGFHISLSGTVTFSGASVRELVPDIPSDRLLIETDAPWLAPVPHRGKENRPALVVHVRDTVAKLREMDVAQLDDLLVANFRGLFPKSGKGKP
- the maf gene encoding septum formation protein Maf translates to MTGPWLLPLSRPLVLASASPRRTWILSQLGIPHHVDPAHIDETCDLTDPRETVLVLARQKAVEVSSRRPGDLVLGSDTVVYLSGRILGKPGDPEEARQMLSDLSGKEHVVWTGVHLAMDGRALDGRAVPATVRFRNLSFREIDAYVATGDPLDKAGAYGIQGVGMGLVDSIDGDFYSVAGLPVTATLDLIGTWSATLIPQKDLT
- the hisB gene encoding imidazoleglycerol-phosphate dehydratase HisB, with product MRRSEIERNTKETKVRVLWDLDHAGSPVVRTGSGFLDHMLEQLGHHSGTTLEVRCEGDVHIDLHHSVEDVAICIGKALREAVGDKAGIERYGSYEVAMDEALARCVLDLSGRAHLEYHAPIARDRVGDLDLELVEHFFRSLSEHGGVTLHLDLLRGTNAHHCVEGLFKAFARALAMAIGPARNGSKSIPSTKGTL